aaggcaaatgagtctcacagttgtaacacacaatacatacctctgcattttctctcaaatagagttttgtatttgcaaatcagtttgcgtttgtttgaaagtcgagtttttcttttcaaagcagattgtgtttatttgcaaaacgctggatttgtttgatgaatattggcacaaaatttgCTCCATACCTTAACGCACATTCTTTGGAGCAGTAATTCAAATATGCACCAGACCCATTTAGCTGCACAATTTGCAATATCTTCTCCAATTAAATTGAACTTTCAGATTTGAGTGacacttcacatttcatttatctcACCATGTCATCAGTGATGTAGAGGTGGAGGGCACCAGCTCTGTTATACACAAAGCCTGCTGAGTTGATGGTGAAGGCAGATACTCCGATGTATAGCATATCTGTGTCCTGAGACGGCAATGAGAAAGGTGTTGGGGAAAAGGGTGGTTCCTTGTGTTGTCCAATGTTGTAGAATTCACCCTAAACATTTTGAAACGCATCTAAATTCAGTTATTTTGTCATGTGtctcaaaaaaatatatcacacaGTAGTGCTTAAGGTTACCTTTAAACCCAAGTCAATGGAAGTATTAGAAATGACAGGAGACCCCACCATGGAGTATTCAATTTCAGCATATTGGTCTACTTTGGCTAACACTGGAGAGTCAACAACAGAAATgtcatctttttttaattaattaattttttttttttttgtatgtatgtaatgAAAAATTGTATTGAATGATGTTGATTTTCATACCAAGCCTGAAATGccaataatgaataaataatgaattatcATATCACCATTTAATGTTTTCAGGTGGGGGTTTATGTCAGCAATGGAATCAGCCACCAAAGGGCAGATCTGAAACAGCAGATTGTTTTAATGTGAAACTGTATGTCTTACATTAAGTTTTTGTTTGACAGCACACGTTTAGTGGGTAATAAAGAGGACAGTCACAGCCTAAATTACTTTACTGGTAACCGGTTTACAGGTAACTTACCTGTTTCTGCAGAGCATTGCGTAAAGCCTTATTAATGAAGGAACTGAAGAGGTTATACAACCAGCTGTCatgaaaacaggaaataaaagcGCAAAAAATTTACAGTCATTATGTGTAAACTGGGTCAAATAATAACATGgattgttgacattttttttttaattaaaaactaacATCATACAAAGCTAACCCCTACCAATTGTAGCTTAACTGCTTGAGGtggacaaacatttctgataCTTATAAGAGTATATTTAGACTCATAAGTCCTGCCATTGTCTTGCTATTTTCACTTGCATCAGTTAAAAAAGCAGAGGATTCACTTCCTCAGAGATCTtcctctttttaaatgttatatttgtagAGAAGAATATTTGTACAACATAGCTATTTTGTGGAGTGGCTTCTTctgcattaaacatttaatttgaaagaGGAACTGTATTGAAagattttcagtttattttaattgtgacatAAAGTGACATTATATGGTGATTTAGCATTCAACATTGACTTTAGCAATGAACTTTGACTTGACTGCTGTGTGTTAGTTGTACAGTGTTACCTGGCCCCACCATGAAATTTGACATTGACACTTCCCACAGTTGCTGCACAGTTGGTCATGCTGACTGTTGGGCGGCCAGTGTCATCACTCGTGACTGCAATAGTGGTGCTAATGGTCAGTTCACTCACAGCCAGATCAAATGATCCACTGTCTTTTCTGTGTACAAAGTGATCAGATATTATATagcataatttacattattccTGAatctaattaattcatttagtgTGAATTAGTAATGAGGACACTCAACTTACATGATTCTGAGGTATTTGACTCTCCAGTTTCCACGCAGATTGATGTAGCATTGCCAATTGAGAGCATGACTCCAGTGTCAGGAACTAACCCCAGTGCTGATTTGGGAAGTCCCAGATTTACAATCTGCATCCTAACAGGTACATCGGGGAAGTTTACCATATGTTCATATAACTCATCTCCTCTTTTCTTCAATGCCTCtttgttttattacaaatgTGGCATCATGCATTTTTTGGGAAGTAAATTTTGCAAGGCCAAGTAAATATCTCTTTTAATACTTggattttatttgttgtatttgtcAGTAGGGGACAATCCTAAAATCTCAACActgaaaaaacacttaaaatcaTGTGGAGAATACAAATCAAATGGAATTTATGTGTCATAGAATTACTCAAATGTCATTTTGAATGTGTCAACTAGGTTTAATGTTTACATAGTAGGAATTTATAGGACCATGAATTAAAAGAGATAATGATCTCACCCTGTAAAACTGTATTGAACTTTTCCAATAGGATCCACCTTTTCTGTGCCACTTATATCTGGTACTTTAATAGTTCTGAGTTTCTGCTGGATTGAGGCAATTCCAATCTGTCGACCTGCAATCAAAACAAAGCAACATTTAGAAGCTGTACCTCAGAATGAGTACCCTGAGATCTGTCTCGCAAAGCATGTTTAAGTAAAAAACACAAAGCATGTTTATGTTTAAGTTTTTGTTCCATTTTGAGTTAAAAGTATTAGTATTGTTTTGCTTACTTACCATATTCAAGCCCCTTCTGAGTTAGTCTGACTTTAACTCCTGCATTGGTGCCTGTAGCTACAGATACCAGGTTCACAAGAACCAGAACACACCAGAGGAACATCACTTTCAATATAGCCTATGAGAAACACACATCATGGACATAAGAATAGTTGTTTtcaactgttttgttttgttttgttgaaaagAGGTGTATCGAAAgtggtgtattttattttattttattttattttagtaaggTAGAGGTTTAAAAACTAAGAAcatttagtttgttattttggtcTTGTCAGCTcccaaattaaataaattaattactcCCAATTTAATACTCCCAATAAACTTGTTGTTGCACATCTTTTGTCCATGCAAGTCCTTTCATGTTGTGCTTCTTCCCTAGATGGGGTGTAACAGTGCTACATGCTTAACATGCCAGttgtgaaactgaaatataaaagcTGTATCATATACAGTTAGCTTTTCTGAAGCTAATTACAGTACACTCCTGTATATTTACAGTGCATAAGATATTAAGTAACCACATAATAGCCTATCATTTGACAGCAACTACAGGATCTCTGCTTTTGCTAGAGAATAAGGAAATGGCTGAGACAAGCAATGCCCTGATTTGTTATGTTGCCCTGAAAGAGACCTTTGTCTTGCAGTCAGATGAAGTCACATGACTGTGAACAAGTTGATGTTATGCTTACATTGAATTAATGCGAGCTAGAATTACAAGAATGCAGATAAGACACATTGCAGGAATATGTCATGTGACTTGAGTTTATTTCCTGATCTAGAAAAAAAGTATAAAGTATACAGTAAAGCTAACCTTTTACAAAGTTTGGATATTTAGATGCATATTTTGTACATCAAAATGAACCATATGTAAAAcaatacacaatacacaaaattaatattgGTTAACATAGATGCCCACCCTGTTACAAACCGAGGACAACGGATATCAACAAATATCTACTAATAAACC
The Onychostoma macrolepis isolate SWU-2019 chromosome 11, ASM1243209v1, whole genome shotgun sequence genome window above contains:
- the LOC131549421 gene encoding LOW QUALITY PROTEIN: bactericidal permeability-increasing protein-like (The sequence of the model RefSeq protein was modified relative to this genomic sequence to represent the inferred CDS: inserted 1 base in 1 codon), with the protein product MFLWCVLVLVNLVSVATGTNAGVKVRLTQKGLEYGRQIGIASIQQKLRTIKVPDISGTEKVDPIGKVQYSFTGMQIVNLGLPKSALGLVPDTGVMLSIGNXYINLRGNWRVKYLRIIKDSGSFDLAVSELTISTTIAVTSDDTGRPTVSMTNCAATVGSVNVKFHGGASWLYNLFSSFINKALRNALQKQICPLVADSIADINPHLKTLNVLAKVDQYAEIEYSMVGSPVISNTSIDLGLKGEFYNIGQHKEPPFSPTPFSLPSQDTDMLYIGVSAFTINSAGFVYNRAGALHLYITDDMIPSGSPIRLNTKTFGTFIPQIEKMYPGLMMKLLVETVKEPLITFEPNNVTVQASSTVTAYAIQPNSTLSPLFVLNLEGSVSTHIYVTELKLAGNVTLNKIDMSLAKSYVGPFQVTSLDNIFTIVLKVAVIPKVNARLQEGYPLPAIGNMQLVNSQLQVLKDYLLIGTDVQFTG